A single Gasterosteus aculeatus chromosome 2, fGasAcu3.hap1.1, whole genome shotgun sequence DNA region contains:
- the ptpn22 gene encoding tyrosine-protein phosphatase non-receptor type 22 isoform X1 — MEQAVILRNLLVQLEKQEAVQDPNGVGGEFARLKSLSNKYRTDKTYPSKTAEKQENNKKNRYKDIVPFDHTRVKLTLATAKNDSEYINASFITGVSGSRAYIATQGPLPHTVLDFLRMLWEYNVKVVIMACREFEMGKKKCERYWPQEQEQPFFCEPFTVHCDSEENKGDYMTRTLRVTYRDCSRTLKQLHYFNWPDHGVPDSIPPILDMLDEMRSYQPHDDVPFCIHCSAGCGRTGVLCVIDYTWNLLKKRMVTPDFNIYDLVQNMRTQRPSVVQTKEQYELVYRTIKMLFERYLQFMDTETCRNEVATVPSAITTNIETKRCDLSESDLRPQFQHLLDEERDVLYHTPLPSASENHIASRAKDLLRDQEQWHLLRTLPGALTAPHAPQEGPKTSLTQVHNSRTASAGEERIEESEATLSVSPPTVPSVTAAICLMVEDPYFDTPTSSPSPEEAVIESNEDATQWAVSPIFSVPSLCLNEQTLELNSPASAGTVEVDINGEVAPPLPQRTPESYVIAEHSGAFDQLTVIIPPNAAAEAVRELGSNPPSPAPPLPERTPASFELPVDQAPVKQNSAVRPAEMLNRIGRSSEWSGDTKPAATSPQSELKPWKRSVSLKPKMSVTVAARHSDLALNTTSTNIHASPPRPEPLIPLLLSQTEESPTPPLPDRTPESFILPAKEIQEKTAPCLSPLDATGPFPRAGFSFEWDGTDQPDKFRHVVMNRSKSVRANSFRPEPLTEFRQPAPPPVVVAGAGSAPEGQHDSNHSAPVNAETAGNNSDKGNEKGMTRTRSLKFFRNKPRPKVEPPPPPTQPGTQPVSHGLSFTLFKFGFGNRFGKPKGPRSYPETWH, encoded by the exons ATGGAGCAGGCCGTGATACTGAGGAACCTCCTGGTCCAGCTGGAGAAACAGGAGGCCGTGCAGGATCCTAATGGCGTTGGTGGGGAGTTTGCG AGGTTGAAGAGCCTGTCCAATAAGTACCGCACCGACAAGACCTACCCCTCCAAGACTGCAGAGAAACAAGAGAACAACAAGAAGAACCGATACAAAGACATCGTTCCCT TTGACCACACCAGAGTAAAGCTCACTCTCGCCACGGCAAAAAATGACAGCGAGTACATCAACGCTAGTTTCATCACG GGAGTGTCAGGATCCAGGGCCTACATTGCTACCCAGGGTCCTCTGCCACACACAGTACTGGACTTCTTGAGGATGCTTTGGGAGTACAACGTCAAG GTTGTGATAATGGCCTGTCGAGAATTCGAGATGGGAAAG AAAAAGTGCGAGCGCTACTGGCCGCAGGAACAAGAGCAGCCATTTTTTTGTGAGCCTTTCACTGTTCACTGT GATTCTGAGGAAAACAAAGGGGATTATATGACAAGGACGTTACGGGTGACATATCGTGAT TGTAGCCGAactttgaaacagctgcacTATTTCAACTGGCCAGATCACGGTGTGCCAGACTCCATTCCTCCCATCCTGGACATGTTGGATGAGATGCGTTCCTATCAACCCCATGACGACGTCCCCTTTTGCATCCACTGCAG TGCTGGCTGCGGTagaacaggagtcctttgtgtCATTGATTATACCTGGAACCTCCTGAAGAAACGG aTGGTCACTCCAGATTTCAACATCTATGACTTGGTTCAAAACATGAGAACCCAGAGGCCCTCTGTGGTTCAAACCAAG GAACAATATGAGCTGGTGTACAGAACCATCAAGATGCTGTTTGAAAGATATTTGCAGTTCATGGACACGGAGACCTGCAGAAATGAG GTGGCGACAGTCCCATCCGCCATCACCACTAATATTGAAACCAAGCGCTGTGACTTGAGCGAGTCGGATCTGCGGCCACAATTCCAGCACCTCCTTGATGAGGAGAGGGACGTCTTGTACCACACTCCCTTGCCTTCCGCTTCGGAAAATCACATCGCCTCGAGAGCTAAAGACTTGCTGAGGGACCAGGAACAATGGCACCTACTCCGAACACTTCCCGGGGCTCTGACCGCCCCCCATGCCCCGCAGGAGGGGCCGAAGACCTCACTGACACAGGTGCACAACAGCCGCACAGCCTCcgcgggagaggagaggatagaGGAAAGCGAGGCCACACTATCAGTGAGCCCTCCAACTGTTCCGTCTGTGACGGCGGCCATTTGCCTGATGGTGGAGGACCCTTACTTTGACACGCCGACGAGCTCCCCTTCACCAGAGGAAGCGGTCATTGAATCGAACGAAGACGCAACGCAATGGGCAGTAAGCCCCATCTTCAGCGTGCCCTCACTGTGTCTCAATGAACAGACTCTGGAGCTTAACTCTCCTGCCTCAG CAGGTACTGTTGAAGTTGACATAAATGGGGAGGTGGCACCTCCCCTACCTCAACGAACCCCTGAATCCTATGTAATTGCAG agcaTTCAGGTGCCTTTGACCAGTTAACAGTCATCATTCCACccaatgctgctgctgaggctgtTAGGGAGCTGGGAA GCAACCCCCCCTCGCCTGCCCCCCCACTTCCTGAGAGAACCCCCGCATCATTTGAGTTGCCCGTTGATCAAG CTCCCGTGAAGCAGAATTCAGCCGTCAGGCCGGCAGAGATGCTGAACAGAATAGGAAGGTCTTCAGAATGGTCTGGCGACACAAAGCCAGCTGCCACTTCACCTCAGAGTGAGCTGAAACCATGGAAGAGGAGTGTG agtCTCAAACCAAAAATGTCCGTCACAG TTGCGGCAAGACATTCTGATCTTGCATTAAATACAACTTCCACAAACATCCACGCTTCCCCCCCACGTCCGGAGCCACTGattcctctgctgctttctcaAA CCGAGGAGAGCccgactcctcctcttcctgacaGAACCCCCGAGTCCTTCATTCTCCCCGCAAAGGAGA TTCAGGAGAAAACAGCCCCCTGCCTGTCGCCCTTGGATGCAACGGGGCCTTTCCCGAGGGCAGGCTTTTCCTTCGAGTGGGATGGCACCGATCAGCCTGACAAGTTCCGCCACGTAGTTATGAACAGAAGCAAG AGTGTTCGAGCTAACTCCTTCAGACCAG AGCCCCTCACTGAGTTTCGGCagcctgctccacctcctgtgGTTGTGGCCGGAGCAGGAAGTG CACCAGAGGGGCAGCATGATTCAAATCACAGCGCCCCCGTGAACGCTGAGACAGCAGGAAACAACTCGGACAAAGGCAACGAGAAGGGCATGACTCGGACGAGG AGTCTGAAATTTTTTAGAAACAAACCAAGAC ccaAAGTTGAGCCTCCACCGCCTCCCACTCAACCTGGAACACAACCTGTATCGCATGGTCTCTCATTTACGTTGTTCAAGTTTG GTTTTGGGAACCGTTTCGGGAAGCCAAAAGGCCCGAGGAGTTATCCGGAGACCTGGCATTGA
- the ptpn22 gene encoding tyrosine-protein phosphatase non-receptor type 22 isoform X4 codes for MEQAVILRNLLVQLEKQEAVQDPNGVGGEFARLKSLSNKYRTDKTYPSKTAEKQENNKKNRYKDIVPFDHTRVKLTLATAKNDSEYINASFITGVSGSRAYIATQGPLPHTVLDFLRMLWEYNVKVVIMACREFEMGKKKCERYWPQEQEQPFFCEPFTVHCDSEENKGDYMTRTLRVTYRDCSRTLKQLHYFNWPDHGVPDSIPPILDMLDEMRSYQPHDDVPFCIHCSAGCGRTGVLCVIDYTWNLLKKRMVTPDFNIYDLVQNMRTQRPSVVQTKEQYELVYRTIKMLFERYLQFMDTETCRNEVATVPSAITTNIETKRCDLSESDLRPQFQHLLDEERDVLYHTPLPSASENHIASRAKDLLRDQEQWHLLRTLPGALTAPHAPQEGPKTSLTQVHNSRTASAGEERIEESEATLSVSPPTVPSVTAAICLMVEDPYFDTPTSSPSPEEAVIESNEDATQWAVSPIFSVPSLCLNEQTLELNSPASGTVEVDINGEVAPPLPQRTPESYVIAEHSGAFDQLTVIIPPNAAAEAVRELGSNPPSPAPPLPERTPASFELPVDQAPVKQNSAVRPAEMLNRIGRSSEWSGDTKPAATSPQSELKPWKRSVSLKPKMSVTVAARHSDLALNTTSTNIHASPPRPEPLIPLLLSQTEESPTPPLPDRTPESFILPAKEIQEKTAPCLSPLDATGPFPRAGFSFEWDGTDQPDKFRHVVMNRSKSVRANSFRPEPLTEFRQPAPPPVVVAGAGSAPEGQHDSNHSAPVNAETAGNNSDKGNEKGMTRTRSLKFFRNKPRPKVEPPPPPTQPGTQPVSHGFGNRFGKPKGPRSYPETWH; via the exons ATGGAGCAGGCCGTGATACTGAGGAACCTCCTGGTCCAGCTGGAGAAACAGGAGGCCGTGCAGGATCCTAATGGCGTTGGTGGGGAGTTTGCG AGGTTGAAGAGCCTGTCCAATAAGTACCGCACCGACAAGACCTACCCCTCCAAGACTGCAGAGAAACAAGAGAACAACAAGAAGAACCGATACAAAGACATCGTTCCCT TTGACCACACCAGAGTAAAGCTCACTCTCGCCACGGCAAAAAATGACAGCGAGTACATCAACGCTAGTTTCATCACG GGAGTGTCAGGATCCAGGGCCTACATTGCTACCCAGGGTCCTCTGCCACACACAGTACTGGACTTCTTGAGGATGCTTTGGGAGTACAACGTCAAG GTTGTGATAATGGCCTGTCGAGAATTCGAGATGGGAAAG AAAAAGTGCGAGCGCTACTGGCCGCAGGAACAAGAGCAGCCATTTTTTTGTGAGCCTTTCACTGTTCACTGT GATTCTGAGGAAAACAAAGGGGATTATATGACAAGGACGTTACGGGTGACATATCGTGAT TGTAGCCGAactttgaaacagctgcacTATTTCAACTGGCCAGATCACGGTGTGCCAGACTCCATTCCTCCCATCCTGGACATGTTGGATGAGATGCGTTCCTATCAACCCCATGACGACGTCCCCTTTTGCATCCACTGCAG TGCTGGCTGCGGTagaacaggagtcctttgtgtCATTGATTATACCTGGAACCTCCTGAAGAAACGG aTGGTCACTCCAGATTTCAACATCTATGACTTGGTTCAAAACATGAGAACCCAGAGGCCCTCTGTGGTTCAAACCAAG GAACAATATGAGCTGGTGTACAGAACCATCAAGATGCTGTTTGAAAGATATTTGCAGTTCATGGACACGGAGACCTGCAGAAATGAG GTGGCGACAGTCCCATCCGCCATCACCACTAATATTGAAACCAAGCGCTGTGACTTGAGCGAGTCGGATCTGCGGCCACAATTCCAGCACCTCCTTGATGAGGAGAGGGACGTCTTGTACCACACTCCCTTGCCTTCCGCTTCGGAAAATCACATCGCCTCGAGAGCTAAAGACTTGCTGAGGGACCAGGAACAATGGCACCTACTCCGAACACTTCCCGGGGCTCTGACCGCCCCCCATGCCCCGCAGGAGGGGCCGAAGACCTCACTGACACAGGTGCACAACAGCCGCACAGCCTCcgcgggagaggagaggatagaGGAAAGCGAGGCCACACTATCAGTGAGCCCTCCAACTGTTCCGTCTGTGACGGCGGCCATTTGCCTGATGGTGGAGGACCCTTACTTTGACACGCCGACGAGCTCCCCTTCACCAGAGGAAGCGGTCATTGAATCGAACGAAGACGCAACGCAATGGGCAGTAAGCCCCATCTTCAGCGTGCCCTCACTGTGTCTCAATGAACAGACTCTGGAGCTTAACTCTCCTGCCTCAG GTACTGTTGAAGTTGACATAAATGGGGAGGTGGCACCTCCCCTACCTCAACGAACCCCTGAATCCTATGTAATTGCAG agcaTTCAGGTGCCTTTGACCAGTTAACAGTCATCATTCCACccaatgctgctgctgaggctgtTAGGGAGCTGGGAA GCAACCCCCCCTCGCCTGCCCCCCCACTTCCTGAGAGAACCCCCGCATCATTTGAGTTGCCCGTTGATCAAG CTCCCGTGAAGCAGAATTCAGCCGTCAGGCCGGCAGAGATGCTGAACAGAATAGGAAGGTCTTCAGAATGGTCTGGCGACACAAAGCCAGCTGCCACTTCACCTCAGAGTGAGCTGAAACCATGGAAGAGGAGTGTG agtCTCAAACCAAAAATGTCCGTCACAG TTGCGGCAAGACATTCTGATCTTGCATTAAATACAACTTCCACAAACATCCACGCTTCCCCCCCACGTCCGGAGCCACTGattcctctgctgctttctcaAA CCGAGGAGAGCccgactcctcctcttcctgacaGAACCCCCGAGTCCTTCATTCTCCCCGCAAAGGAGA TTCAGGAGAAAACAGCCCCCTGCCTGTCGCCCTTGGATGCAACGGGGCCTTTCCCGAGGGCAGGCTTTTCCTTCGAGTGGGATGGCACCGATCAGCCTGACAAGTTCCGCCACGTAGTTATGAACAGAAGCAAG AGTGTTCGAGCTAACTCCTTCAGACCAG AGCCCCTCACTGAGTTTCGGCagcctgctccacctcctgtgGTTGTGGCCGGAGCAGGAAGTG CACCAGAGGGGCAGCATGATTCAAATCACAGCGCCCCCGTGAACGCTGAGACAGCAGGAAACAACTCGGACAAAGGCAACGAGAAGGGCATGACTCGGACGAGG AGTCTGAAATTTTTTAGAAACAAACCAAGAC ccaAAGTTGAGCCTCCACCGCCTCCCACTCAACCTGGAACACAACCTGTATCGCATG GTTTTGGGAACCGTTTCGGGAAGCCAAAAGGCCCGAGGAGTTATCCGGAGACCTGGCATTGA
- the ptpn22 gene encoding tyrosine-protein phosphatase non-receptor type 22 isoform X2: MEQAVILRNLLVQLEKQEAVQDPNGVGGEFARLKSLSNKYRTDKTYPSKTAEKQENNKKNRYKDIVPFDHTRVKLTLATAKNDSEYINASFITGVSGSRAYIATQGPLPHTVLDFLRMLWEYNVKVVIMACREFEMGKKKCERYWPQEQEQPFFCEPFTVHCDSEENKGDYMTRTLRVTYRDCSRTLKQLHYFNWPDHGVPDSIPPILDMLDEMRSYQPHDDVPFCIHCSAGCGRTGVLCVIDYTWNLLKKRMVTPDFNIYDLVQNMRTQRPSVVQTKEQYELVYRTIKMLFERYLQFMDTETCRNEVATVPSAITTNIETKRCDLSESDLRPQFQHLLDEERDVLYHTPLPSASENHIASRAKDLLRDQEQWHLLRTLPGALTAPHAPQEGPKTSLTQVHNSRTASAGEERIEESEATLSVSPPTVPSVTAAICLMVEDPYFDTPTSSPSPEEAVIESNEDATQWAVSPIFSVPSLCLNEQTLELNSPASGTVEVDINGEVAPPLPQRTPESYVIAEHSGAFDQLTVIIPPNAAAEAVRELGSNPPSPAPPLPERTPASFELPVDQAPVKQNSAVRPAEMLNRIGRSSEWSGDTKPAATSPQSELKPWKRSVSLKPKMSVTVAARHSDLALNTTSTNIHASPPRPEPLIPLLLSQTEESPTPPLPDRTPESFILPAKEIQEKTAPCLSPLDATGPFPRAGFSFEWDGTDQPDKFRHVVMNRSKSVRANSFRPEPLTEFRQPAPPPVVVAGAGSAPEGQHDSNHSAPVNAETAGNNSDKGNEKGMTRTRSLKFFRNKPRPKVEPPPPPTQPGTQPVSHGLSFTLFKFGFGNRFGKPKGPRSYPETWH, encoded by the exons ATGGAGCAGGCCGTGATACTGAGGAACCTCCTGGTCCAGCTGGAGAAACAGGAGGCCGTGCAGGATCCTAATGGCGTTGGTGGGGAGTTTGCG AGGTTGAAGAGCCTGTCCAATAAGTACCGCACCGACAAGACCTACCCCTCCAAGACTGCAGAGAAACAAGAGAACAACAAGAAGAACCGATACAAAGACATCGTTCCCT TTGACCACACCAGAGTAAAGCTCACTCTCGCCACGGCAAAAAATGACAGCGAGTACATCAACGCTAGTTTCATCACG GGAGTGTCAGGATCCAGGGCCTACATTGCTACCCAGGGTCCTCTGCCACACACAGTACTGGACTTCTTGAGGATGCTTTGGGAGTACAACGTCAAG GTTGTGATAATGGCCTGTCGAGAATTCGAGATGGGAAAG AAAAAGTGCGAGCGCTACTGGCCGCAGGAACAAGAGCAGCCATTTTTTTGTGAGCCTTTCACTGTTCACTGT GATTCTGAGGAAAACAAAGGGGATTATATGACAAGGACGTTACGGGTGACATATCGTGAT TGTAGCCGAactttgaaacagctgcacTATTTCAACTGGCCAGATCACGGTGTGCCAGACTCCATTCCTCCCATCCTGGACATGTTGGATGAGATGCGTTCCTATCAACCCCATGACGACGTCCCCTTTTGCATCCACTGCAG TGCTGGCTGCGGTagaacaggagtcctttgtgtCATTGATTATACCTGGAACCTCCTGAAGAAACGG aTGGTCACTCCAGATTTCAACATCTATGACTTGGTTCAAAACATGAGAACCCAGAGGCCCTCTGTGGTTCAAACCAAG GAACAATATGAGCTGGTGTACAGAACCATCAAGATGCTGTTTGAAAGATATTTGCAGTTCATGGACACGGAGACCTGCAGAAATGAG GTGGCGACAGTCCCATCCGCCATCACCACTAATATTGAAACCAAGCGCTGTGACTTGAGCGAGTCGGATCTGCGGCCACAATTCCAGCACCTCCTTGATGAGGAGAGGGACGTCTTGTACCACACTCCCTTGCCTTCCGCTTCGGAAAATCACATCGCCTCGAGAGCTAAAGACTTGCTGAGGGACCAGGAACAATGGCACCTACTCCGAACACTTCCCGGGGCTCTGACCGCCCCCCATGCCCCGCAGGAGGGGCCGAAGACCTCACTGACACAGGTGCACAACAGCCGCACAGCCTCcgcgggagaggagaggatagaGGAAAGCGAGGCCACACTATCAGTGAGCCCTCCAACTGTTCCGTCTGTGACGGCGGCCATTTGCCTGATGGTGGAGGACCCTTACTTTGACACGCCGACGAGCTCCCCTTCACCAGAGGAAGCGGTCATTGAATCGAACGAAGACGCAACGCAATGGGCAGTAAGCCCCATCTTCAGCGTGCCCTCACTGTGTCTCAATGAACAGACTCTGGAGCTTAACTCTCCTGCCTCAG GTACTGTTGAAGTTGACATAAATGGGGAGGTGGCACCTCCCCTACCTCAACGAACCCCTGAATCCTATGTAATTGCAG agcaTTCAGGTGCCTTTGACCAGTTAACAGTCATCATTCCACccaatgctgctgctgaggctgtTAGGGAGCTGGGAA GCAACCCCCCCTCGCCTGCCCCCCCACTTCCTGAGAGAACCCCCGCATCATTTGAGTTGCCCGTTGATCAAG CTCCCGTGAAGCAGAATTCAGCCGTCAGGCCGGCAGAGATGCTGAACAGAATAGGAAGGTCTTCAGAATGGTCTGGCGACACAAAGCCAGCTGCCACTTCACCTCAGAGTGAGCTGAAACCATGGAAGAGGAGTGTG agtCTCAAACCAAAAATGTCCGTCACAG TTGCGGCAAGACATTCTGATCTTGCATTAAATACAACTTCCACAAACATCCACGCTTCCCCCCCACGTCCGGAGCCACTGattcctctgctgctttctcaAA CCGAGGAGAGCccgactcctcctcttcctgacaGAACCCCCGAGTCCTTCATTCTCCCCGCAAAGGAGA TTCAGGAGAAAACAGCCCCCTGCCTGTCGCCCTTGGATGCAACGGGGCCTTTCCCGAGGGCAGGCTTTTCCTTCGAGTGGGATGGCACCGATCAGCCTGACAAGTTCCGCCACGTAGTTATGAACAGAAGCAAG AGTGTTCGAGCTAACTCCTTCAGACCAG AGCCCCTCACTGAGTTTCGGCagcctgctccacctcctgtgGTTGTGGCCGGAGCAGGAAGTG CACCAGAGGGGCAGCATGATTCAAATCACAGCGCCCCCGTGAACGCTGAGACAGCAGGAAACAACTCGGACAAAGGCAACGAGAAGGGCATGACTCGGACGAGG AGTCTGAAATTTTTTAGAAACAAACCAAGAC ccaAAGTTGAGCCTCCACCGCCTCCCACTCAACCTGGAACACAACCTGTATCGCATGGTCTCTCATTTACGTTGTTCAAGTTTG GTTTTGGGAACCGTTTCGGGAAGCCAAAAGGCCCGAGGAGTTATCCGGAGACCTGGCATTGA
- the ptpn22 gene encoding tyrosine-protein phosphatase non-receptor type 22 isoform X3, with protein sequence MEQAVILRNLLVQLEKQEAVQDPNGVGGEFARLKSLSNKYRTDKTYPSKTAEKQENNKKNRYKDIVPFDHTRVKLTLATAKNDSEYINASFITGVSGSRAYIATQGPLPHTVLDFLRMLWEYNVKVVIMACREFEMGKKKCERYWPQEQEQPFFCEPFTVHCDSEENKGDYMTRTLRVTYRDCSRTLKQLHYFNWPDHGVPDSIPPILDMLDEMRSYQPHDDVPFCIHCSAGCGRTGVLCVIDYTWNLLKKRMVTPDFNIYDLVQNMRTQRPSVVQTKEQYELVYRTIKMLFERYLQFMDTETCRNEVATVPSAITTNIETKRCDLSESDLRPQFQHLLDEERDVLYHTPLPSASENHIASRAKDLLRDQEQWHLLRTLPGALTAPHAPQEGPKTSLTQVHNSRTASAGEERIEESEATLSVSPPTVPSVTAAICLMVEDPYFDTPTSSPSPEEAVIESNEDATQWAVSPIFSVPSLCLNEQTLELNSPASAGTVEVDINGEVAPPLPQRTPESYVIAEHSGAFDQLTVIIPPNAAAEAVRELGSNPPSPAPPLPERTPASFELPVDQAPVKQNSAVRPAEMLNRIGRSSEWSGDTKPAATSPQSELKPWKRSVSLKPKMSVTVAARHSDLALNTTSTNIHASPPRPEPLIPLLLSQTEESPTPPLPDRTPESFILPAKEIQEKTAPCLSPLDATGPFPRAGFSFEWDGTDQPDKFRHVVMNRSKSVRANSFRPEPLTEFRQPAPPPVVVAGAGSAPEGQHDSNHSAPVNAETAGNNSDKGNEKGMTRTRSLKFFRNKPRPKVEPPPPPTQPGTQPVSHGFGNRFGKPKGPRSYPETWH encoded by the exons ATGGAGCAGGCCGTGATACTGAGGAACCTCCTGGTCCAGCTGGAGAAACAGGAGGCCGTGCAGGATCCTAATGGCGTTGGTGGGGAGTTTGCG AGGTTGAAGAGCCTGTCCAATAAGTACCGCACCGACAAGACCTACCCCTCCAAGACTGCAGAGAAACAAGAGAACAACAAGAAGAACCGATACAAAGACATCGTTCCCT TTGACCACACCAGAGTAAAGCTCACTCTCGCCACGGCAAAAAATGACAGCGAGTACATCAACGCTAGTTTCATCACG GGAGTGTCAGGATCCAGGGCCTACATTGCTACCCAGGGTCCTCTGCCACACACAGTACTGGACTTCTTGAGGATGCTTTGGGAGTACAACGTCAAG GTTGTGATAATGGCCTGTCGAGAATTCGAGATGGGAAAG AAAAAGTGCGAGCGCTACTGGCCGCAGGAACAAGAGCAGCCATTTTTTTGTGAGCCTTTCACTGTTCACTGT GATTCTGAGGAAAACAAAGGGGATTATATGACAAGGACGTTACGGGTGACATATCGTGAT TGTAGCCGAactttgaaacagctgcacTATTTCAACTGGCCAGATCACGGTGTGCCAGACTCCATTCCTCCCATCCTGGACATGTTGGATGAGATGCGTTCCTATCAACCCCATGACGACGTCCCCTTTTGCATCCACTGCAG TGCTGGCTGCGGTagaacaggagtcctttgtgtCATTGATTATACCTGGAACCTCCTGAAGAAACGG aTGGTCACTCCAGATTTCAACATCTATGACTTGGTTCAAAACATGAGAACCCAGAGGCCCTCTGTGGTTCAAACCAAG GAACAATATGAGCTGGTGTACAGAACCATCAAGATGCTGTTTGAAAGATATTTGCAGTTCATGGACACGGAGACCTGCAGAAATGAG GTGGCGACAGTCCCATCCGCCATCACCACTAATATTGAAACCAAGCGCTGTGACTTGAGCGAGTCGGATCTGCGGCCACAATTCCAGCACCTCCTTGATGAGGAGAGGGACGTCTTGTACCACACTCCCTTGCCTTCCGCTTCGGAAAATCACATCGCCTCGAGAGCTAAAGACTTGCTGAGGGACCAGGAACAATGGCACCTACTCCGAACACTTCCCGGGGCTCTGACCGCCCCCCATGCCCCGCAGGAGGGGCCGAAGACCTCACTGACACAGGTGCACAACAGCCGCACAGCCTCcgcgggagaggagaggatagaGGAAAGCGAGGCCACACTATCAGTGAGCCCTCCAACTGTTCCGTCTGTGACGGCGGCCATTTGCCTGATGGTGGAGGACCCTTACTTTGACACGCCGACGAGCTCCCCTTCACCAGAGGAAGCGGTCATTGAATCGAACGAAGACGCAACGCAATGGGCAGTAAGCCCCATCTTCAGCGTGCCCTCACTGTGTCTCAATGAACAGACTCTGGAGCTTAACTCTCCTGCCTCAG CAGGTACTGTTGAAGTTGACATAAATGGGGAGGTGGCACCTCCCCTACCTCAACGAACCCCTGAATCCTATGTAATTGCAG agcaTTCAGGTGCCTTTGACCAGTTAACAGTCATCATTCCACccaatgctgctgctgaggctgtTAGGGAGCTGGGAA GCAACCCCCCCTCGCCTGCCCCCCCACTTCCTGAGAGAACCCCCGCATCATTTGAGTTGCCCGTTGATCAAG CTCCCGTGAAGCAGAATTCAGCCGTCAGGCCGGCAGAGATGCTGAACAGAATAGGAAGGTCTTCAGAATGGTCTGGCGACACAAAGCCAGCTGCCACTTCACCTCAGAGTGAGCTGAAACCATGGAAGAGGAGTGTG agtCTCAAACCAAAAATGTCCGTCACAG TTGCGGCAAGACATTCTGATCTTGCATTAAATACAACTTCCACAAACATCCACGCTTCCCCCCCACGTCCGGAGCCACTGattcctctgctgctttctcaAA CCGAGGAGAGCccgactcctcctcttcctgacaGAACCCCCGAGTCCTTCATTCTCCCCGCAAAGGAGA TTCAGGAGAAAACAGCCCCCTGCCTGTCGCCCTTGGATGCAACGGGGCCTTTCCCGAGGGCAGGCTTTTCCTTCGAGTGGGATGGCACCGATCAGCCTGACAAGTTCCGCCACGTAGTTATGAACAGAAGCAAG AGTGTTCGAGCTAACTCCTTCAGACCAG AGCCCCTCACTGAGTTTCGGCagcctgctccacctcctgtgGTTGTGGCCGGAGCAGGAAGTG CACCAGAGGGGCAGCATGATTCAAATCACAGCGCCCCCGTGAACGCTGAGACAGCAGGAAACAACTCGGACAAAGGCAACGAGAAGGGCATGACTCGGACGAGG AGTCTGAAATTTTTTAGAAACAAACCAAGAC ccaAAGTTGAGCCTCCACCGCCTCCCACTCAACCTGGAACACAACCTGTATCGCATG GTTTTGGGAACCGTTTCGGGAAGCCAAAAGGCCCGAGGAGTTATCCGGAGACCTGGCATTGA